Genomic window (Nymphaea colorata isolate Beijing-Zhang1983 chromosome 1, ASM883128v2, whole genome shotgun sequence):
AAAATatcaaacaatgaaaacaaaaaggcaGGACCCTGAGAACTTTGTAACTGCTGAATCATCCTTTAATTCATATACGAAACATAACAATGGAATTGAACATCCGTAATGAAAAAATGACAGATTTGGAAACATTTTAGTAAGGAAACCCACAATCACTCACAGATATAAGAGAGAAACATTTATTTTGAAACTAACCAGGTCTGGGCGTGAATCAGAAGCGCCAAGAACAGCTTGACGATTAGGTTGTCCTTCAACATCCCAAATAAGGACCTGGACAATCATATGAAGACACACATGACATTCAAATGTCTGTGAATTTCAGactataataagaaaaaaaatactcacATCAGGACTGTCAGTATGCGTGGCCACAATTTTGCTGTTTTGTGGCAGTTCTCTAATTCGGTTAACCTAAAAATGATGCCAAATTCATCAAGTCTTATTACACAGcaatttaaaagaaagatgaacgAATAGGAAACTCTCAAGATGACTTGAGTAAGTAAAATATCCTGACCCATTAAAACTTGCAAAATATCATTTgctgaagaaagagaaaaggaatcAAATATGTACATGCACATAGATTACCACAGACAAGTTGCAAAAGAGATCGTCCTGCTTCTTACCTCTCCTGGATGGATAATtgttttgaatttcttcacaaaTGGAGACCTTGCTTCTTCATTAAactgaacaataataaccagtGAGACATATCAAATGGATGGGAAAAGGTTAACATGTAGATACCTCAGTATGGCATCTAGAAGTAAATAAGATGAGCATAGCAGTCAGAAATATAATGATCACAACCCTGCCACCTACATAGGTAACCAATTTAAATTGCTTTATTTTAATCTTAAGAATGTCCATGTGATATTTTTCTATGAGAGCTATCAATAATACAGATTATCCTAACAAAGGCAATAAATAAAGTTCCTAGCCCACAATTTCCAGTTAAGACAATAGAACAGAAAAAAGACTATAATTAATGTATACCTGTGAAATATGCTCTGCTGCTGCAACTCTTGGTTTTACAACCTCACAGGTTGCAATAACCAAAGTATTTGGAACGCTGCCATCAGTCTGTACAGTGCAGTTTCAGGAACACATTAGGTATCATcataaagaaaagaaggcaCGCCGCATCAGGATTCCAAAGATGTCCCATTCACAGTGagaatattcatatataatatattgtaaAATACGAGATTATTCCACATCATACTAATTAAcatacattcatatacacatataaacaatattatacatttaaaaatatgaaaagtgaTACGCATGTGCGCAACTCTGTCCACAGAGGCACCACACTCCATAATTCAGGAGTCAACCTCCAAACTCCAGAAGAAAAGTGTACATACATATGATGCATGTGTGATTTGGCtatcatttaaaatataaaagctGTTGCATCTTGGCTGCAAACACACAAAGAACACATATGGGTTATGTCACAGTGGCACGTGAGGGAGGCCCACGCACCCGTACTGGCATACCGGTACGGCAAAACCATATGCTGGGTACGTTTGGCTCGGTTTTGGGTCGAAATAgatccaaaccacaaaaaaaaaagacattgtcTTAGtctatttatgatttttttatgagaaaagaactatgaaaggaacattgtaTTAATAATGTGatgatatcaattttgttttttggaattaaaaatatataattatcgcTATATCAACGTACCAAAATTGGCGAAAACGTCTTACTAATACCCGCTACCCCGTACCCAAACCagcacccatacccgtacctatgtgacataggtgcacatcattgttaaaaaaaacgtgtacgggtattatacggcgatgaatttctcaggtataatacggcaaagttgcaTATCTTaggaataaaacggaaaaatctgggcaaatttttaaaaaatttaaaacatttaataaatgctgaaaattataaaaaaattagaaatcataaaaaatatgaaaaaaaagcaaaaaaagcgtataatacgcgtttttttcacgttttttattttctggcatttttttaaaaaagatgtgttttgtatgggtattatacggctAAGTATGTTTTGGCGTATTAAACGCGTCTTTTTCCAATaagacacattttttgtgatagTGTCTGGCTGTCTGCACATGTACCTTGCATAGCAGTGCAGTTCTAAGGCTCAAAATTGGGATGGCTTTTGAATGGCAGAAAGAGACAGGAAAAGACACACTTGGACCTGTTTTTTCTTCCTATGACAAAAGAACACTTTTTTTCTCACCCAACTAAATCCTCTTACACCAaaacacacatgcatgcatatatgcaGACACATATGTACATGCATCACATGCCAACTAAAACTTCAGCTTTTCATAGCCAACAGCAGAATGATCTAAATACCACTACCATTATCACATGGAGATGACTATGCGATGAAACCTAGAAATTTTCAGCGTTGAAATCTTAGAAGAGTTTGACAATGAAAATGTATATTCCAAAGCACATGGAAGTTAAAGAGCAAGTTTATCTCCTTCTCATATTTGATGAACAGATGTATTTTGACTTAAATGGCATGACTCATTAGGACATAGCTTTCTCTAGCAAAATAGACAAAAACTAGTAACACCATTCACCTGCTCAGAGAGGTAAAGGCGCTGACGATTCTTGTAAGTTGCTTGCTCCAGCTGTGGGCCCCATCTGCAATGGATAAAAGGAAGCTTATGCAATTGGCACCAACACAGCATATAGGTTCATTAAAAGGAAATAGGGAAGAAAGAGGCACTACGACATTCAAACTTAAATCAGAAACGTATACAGAATACAGATACATATGGAAAAAAGGAGCTCAAACAATGGCATAAATCAAACACTAGTAGTTGATTAAAATGCAGCTCACTCAAGTAAAGAGTCGTCACAGTGATAGGgacggagccagaaatttttcatgagagggctgcattatagtttcaaaattttaacaggggccaaaatattatttttgaaaatttttatataagataaatgaaattttttaaaatttacatgttttttttttctaagaaggGGGGGTGGGCAAAGGTCCCTGCCGGCCCCCCCTTGACTCTGCCCCTGCCCAGCAGCCAGCCAGTATCAATTCATGCAATTGTTCACATAGACATCATAGATAAAAGTTACTCAATTTAGAGCTTCATTTtgtgagaaaacaaaaattaaacaaCATGAAACTGGTCAAAAATATTCAAGACACAACTCTTCATACAAAAATGCCCTAGATAACACAAGGAAGACCTGGACTATAGAGTCTGTAAACTTCTATACCAGCgtgtctttctctttttttcattacaCTGGTAAATGTATTTATCATTATTTCTCAACAACTAACTAATTCATGAATAACACCTTATGATTTACACTATTATTTTAAcccttttcaagaaggaaacaaagaaaagcaaccAAAAGAcgaaaagtaagaaaaataaaagccaGACAAGAGATAGACGACCACCAACTTATATTTACTATAAGTACTTATAGAGTAAAAAATGTATATTCCTGGAATcacattttagattttgaattcaataaTTATGTTAAGCATAATTCTGAAAAGATACTGTTGTATCACATGCAAAGAAAGCTACTCTGCATTTATGTAGATTCTCCTAGTAAAGtaaatagagaaaataaatcCCCCAATAAACAGAAATGGGTGAACTCCCCCAGGAATAACTGTCTCAGAAGTCATCATTTACCAAGGAGGATGCTCTTACTCCTCAGTATCCAACTTCATTGCAGATAAAGAGTAAATGCTGCTATCACATAAACCCCAGAAAAATGAAAGACCATAAGGCATCAAGTGTATGAACTATGAATTATGAACTATGAACAATGTCGTAAGATATTAGGATCAGTGTATAAAAGGTGTAACAGTAACACTCTATGTTGAGGTACAAGCCGCACAGTAGAGTAGATAACGACTAACAAGTAGTCACATTCTAAGTAAACGGCATGACAGTTATGCAGAGGTGTCCTGTATTGCTAAATAGAACACTCGTTTTGCATAGATTACACAAGCAAGCGTTACGGCCTATTTCAGTCGGTTTGTAAGGGATTGAACGCATACTATGAAACAGCTTTTCATGTACCTTCATCTTTGGAAGATCAAGCAGAAGCTTGGTTGCTTATGTTTTCTCATACGTGTAAAGCATAAGAACGCGGAAATGCCAAGTTTGGGAAGAGCAtaagaaaagaggaaaggaatcattttttacttttgactACACCCAACACCCCCAAGAAAGTAAAACAGCGTAAACGAAGACAATACTTCTACATAATCTCCCACTAGTTCAATGGACAAATACACCACAAACAAATTCATTAACCAAAATCCCAACTAAATGCAACACAGACTACACCATGAGTATATAAAATAGATCGGTTTCCCACTTGTGTGGGAATAGTTTGTTGGCATTGGGACTGCATATTGACACCAAAAAGAATACGAGAAAGTTCCCACAAGGAGTGGGGTGGGGACGGAATAATGAATATATGAGCGCGAAAAATGAGAGCCGCGTCCAACTAAAAACATTTAGAATGGCGAGATTCAAacctagaaagaaaaaaaacgtgttGGTATATTCCGTTACATTTTTTACCATTGATCATTTGGGCACAGGCTAAGCAACGAGGTTATTTGGCAGAACGAAACCCAACTAGATTgaatatttccatttttttctttaacgaAGAGCGAAAACTTCAACCGGAAAAAGCAGCAAAGACGAaatcatgtgtgtgtgtgtgtgcgcgcgcgtgtagagaaagaaagagatgagaaagagagatgggtCTTAGTACCGGCAGGAGAGGGAAGGCCAGACGAGGTTGTGGTTGGCGAGCCAGTCATAGAGAACGGGGACGAGAGACTTCCATTGTGTGTACCTCTCGTCCACCGAGGGTTGCCCTCCTTTCCCGCGCTCCTTCATcctttcgctctctctctctctctctctctctctttcttgtctaAGAACGCTCCGCTTCAGTGGCGCCACTGCGCTGTACCGTGGTTTTATTTTATGAGCTGGCGTGCATCGTAGGGCTTGGCCGCTTAGGCACACATCGCCTTGGCCCGAGAGCACCATTTACGCAGCCACCGATCCTCCTTTAAAATCCTTCTGATATGTCGGTTATTTATCCTCGCCTGTTCTAGCGATATACCTTTCGCTTGAAAATGAGTATAAATTTTGGGTGCACAGAAGGAGCTAATGGTGGAGCTACAGGTAAGCTTATTTGAGTagaaatttgtttaattttatgttaatatttgatatatttaattgtttatatatataagtgctcTTAAAAGTATTAAAGATATCAAATTAGTGACTCTCCAGCCAAAATTTTTGTCTCAACTAGTGGAAGGAGGGAACAGAAGCCCGCACCCTTCTCCCTATCTTTCCGAGTTAGGAGGTTTGTTTTTCAGGGAGTGATGTCTCAGTTATGTTAAAAAAGAGTATAAGTCAAAAGATGAAGGACacgtattttaaaaaatagataatATTTTTAGAACATATAAAAGACATGAGTATGAATATTTTATAGAATATGGCAACTCCAAACACGAAGCAccacaacaatttttttcatctctaaCAGGAAAGATAGAATTACAATGGTGGATGAGGGCGGgggggagaggagagagagaggtatgtCATGTTTTGGAGTTGGTACAAAAAGTTCCTTTTGATATAAGTGTGTTCTTTTTAAAGCTTAATCTGCTTTATAACATAATATAGTTTAAGGGTCAATAGTTTTCACATGGCGATTTCTTGATGACATGCTAATTTCGTGTACTGTAACATTCGTTTAATATCACTTTCGGAGACGTTTCCAATAAATGCCTTCAAGTGAAAGGTTTCAGAGATTCGAGTCCTTCATCTTACAGTTTTACGCCATTAGATCatctaaaagttaaaacatccTTCGTGAAACCTGCGAAGCGACCAAGACTAGGCAACGCTACGCAAAAGTGATCCCTCTGTCActaggaaaaagtaaaataaaagagagaagatCAATCTTAACCCTTCTTAGTGTTGGCAAGGAACATGCGGGTTTCAACGAGACCACCGTTGCCTTACAATCCGCCCAGGTAAAAAGCTAAGCTGCTTGGGCAAAGCTTTTGCTTCAGCTAACTGACGTTTCTGGGGAGTAAAACCATGAAATAGTATCACCAACTAATTCTATTCAGCATGCAGCCTACGCAGAATACATTTACGCCCCCCAGACGTGAAAGTAAACATTTATTGCACTCGTAAGGACTTCAGACAGTTTTTTATATCAAGAGCTATATCTTGTGATATTAAGCATCAAACATCATTAGTGAAACAGAATTCGCAGTTGGGATAATTTAAGCAAAAGCATCCAACGAAAGATCCCCAAAAGCAAGCCTTAAGCATTAAACTGACACGTAACTTGGGCCTGGGAGAGGAGTGTGGTCAGCTGAAGTAAAGAGTCGACATTCCACTGCCACAGATTTGTTACAATTCATTCACTCAATGTGTTTACATGGATATAGCCTAAATGGCAGTTACTCGTGCTGATAAATCATTGTTTGCTGACTATTATCAAAACATCAAATCTACACTATAGAAAAGTTAATTACTATACAGCTAAATCGCCAGAGTCTGAGTTTTAGAGCTCGGGTTTCATGATCCCACCGCTTGAGTGACACCCTTAGCCTTAGCTGCAGCAGCTGCAGCAGCTGCggcagctgctgctgctgctgctgcagatGCTGCTGCAGAAGGTGTAGCAGAAGGAGGAACATCTGCAGTCGAGGAGTTGGACTGCAAGGGTGCTGCCTGCTGCAGTTGCTGCTGCTGGGAATTGACTTGGGCCAGCAAAGACTTTATCTGGCTACCTGTCAGGGTTTCATGCTCCAGAAGCGCATTAGCAAGTGCATGGAGCTCCTTACTGTGAGTGGTCAATATAGTCTTCGCATTGTTGTAAGCCCTATCCAAAAATTCCCTCACTTCCTTTTCAATTACCAGCCTAGTTTCAGTGCTCATGCTCTTCCCATTGTCGTCATAGTCATGGGTAACCAACCCCACTTGCTTGCTCATTCCATACTTAGTAACCATTGCCCTAGCCAGAGAGGTGGCCTGCTGAAGATCAGAAGTAGCACCAGATGTAATCTCACTCTCTCCAAATATGAGCTCCTCTGCAACACGTCCACCCATGCAAACATCCAACCTTGCCAGCATCTGCTTCTTTGAAATGCTTGTCTCATCTTTTTCTGGTAACTGAGCAACCATGCCAAGAGCCATTCCCCTGGGAACAATTGTAGCTTTGTGCACAGGAAGGGCGCCATCAGTATGGATAGCAACTAGAGCATGACCACCTTCATGAAAGGCCGTCAGCCTTCTTGACTCTTCAGAGATTACAGCCGACTTCCTTTCACTGCCCATCATGATCTTGTCCTTCGCATACTCCAAATCAGCCATACTGACAGCTTTGGCACCATCCATTGCAGCTTTTAGGGCAGCAATATTCACCAAATTTGCTAGATCTGCTCCAGAAAATCCAGGTGTTCCTCTAGCTATGATCATGAGATCTACATCATCTGATTTCAAGACCTGAGTAACTAGAAATTAGGACTAAAAACCAAACAACAAACAATCTTAAGAATAACCGTTTAATATAGGATAGAAGATACCTTTGACATGTGTGACTCCATAATTTGCCTGCGCCCTTCAACATCTGGATTTGGGACCACAATATGACGATCAAATCGGCCAGGCCTAACCAGTGCTTTGTCCAAAGACTCTGGAAAGTTGGTTGCAGCAATTACAATAATACCCTCATTTTGTTTGAAACCATCCAATTCAACAAGTAACTGATTCAGTGTCATCTTCATGTACTGTTGATCTTTTGGGTTACGACTTCCTCCTATTGCATCAATCTCATCAATGAAGATAATGCAGGGAGAGCGTTTTTTTGCTGCAGCAAACAGGTCCCTCACCCTCCGGGCTCCGACACCCACAAACATCTCTTCAAATTCACTTCCACtgcatgaaaaaaaaggcaCACCAGCTTCCCCTGCAATTGCTCTAGCTAGCATGGTCTTTCCGGTACCTGGTGGGCCAACAAGCAAGACACCTTTGGGAAGCTTCCCTCCTAATCTAGTGAACCTCTGCAGAAATAATAGacaagaacaaaataaatgtgTGCTGCTCAAGAAGTGAATAAAACCATTGAGGCAGAGAAACCCAGACAATACTAGCATCTTGCAGTGCTTAAGATATCTTTAAATGTTTCGTGCCGACATGGTAAAGCTTGTCATACGGAACTTGTTGTTTCAGCATCGAACTGCCCAGAGAATAATGCATTCATATTACATTTGTAGATGAGTACATTTTGTATGGTTCCATGGAGATGTACAAACACATTAAGCAAGTACTACCAAGTGGAATGATGGAATATTAGGCAGGaaactttttgattttttaacttttgtcACAGTCCTATCTCTGACTAAGATGGCCAGAGATCAACAATGTCAATggtggaaacaaaaaattcttcaGTGGTAATAGACAAAATAATCTTCACAATCTATTCAACTTGATCAGGCACCCTACAGCTTTCTTTGTGGGTATTGCATATGATCCATGAAAACATGGAATTatcaaccaaagaaaaagaaatgcaaaaactttcacataAGCTATGAGATATAAACAAAGCAGATATATGAGGTCATAATCTTAAGTGTTCAGTACATTGATAGACAATATTTTTAGAATAGGtgatattatttaaaaaaaaacagaacaaaccgccaaaccaggggcccgagcccaggagtgggtcgggttgttataaacttataacaattgcatattttatttgagaaatacaagaacaaaagaaaaggaagaagagtcATTACCTTGGGATCTCGAAGGTAATGAACAATTTCCTCCAATTCGGCTTTTGCCTCATCAACACCCTTCACATCATTAAATTTTGTGTTAGATTCCATACTTGGCTGCACCTCTTCATTCAGTCCAAGCCctataaaacataaaaagatgATATGGATGCTTCATTCAACAAAAACAGTAAATGAAGCAACAGCCATCTATAAGCTGAGATGCACAAAACCTTTGCTGATTCCCCGATCTTCAATGAGCGCACCAACACCAGAAATAAGGAGGAAAGCTAATGCAATTGTTCTGAAAGTCCGCCACAACTGGTCTTTGAAATGGCCACCCTCTGCTGTCACCATGTGGATAGGAGCGTTGGCAGTGCCAAGAATACCATCTTTTGTAGGTTTCCCCACATTCCTAAGGGCTGCAAGACTTGCAACACTTTCTTCTTCCCTTGCTGAGTTGGAAATTCCTACAAGTAGTACTTTTCATCAGTTGAGAAAGTGTTATTTTTGTAAATGAAACTAGAAAACATCCACATAGGTCtacacaaaagaaaatcaaaatttatttttaaacaaagagCTCCACTacttaaaagacaaaaatatttacaaaatggACATCAAGCTTGTGGCAGATTCTATGGATTTGAACCTAAGTCACAGCATACCTGCCTGTAAGAAGTAACAACTAGAATTTTTGGGGTCTTGCCTCAATGACCATTGGTGGAGGTAGCAGAAGCATGACAAGGATGATAGGCTCAGATTTTCAGCTAGCCCAGTGAACTTTAACCCATCAAAAAAGGCTCATGAAGCTGGTCACTGTGGTACATAAAATGTCCAAGTATGGTTTGATCCTTTACAAACCAATGGCTGCCTAACATTGCATCTGCTTGGGAAACGAGACCCAAATTTCCAGAACATAAACGTAACAAAACAGGGGGGTACCAGGTTAATCAAACCAAGAATAACAATATGGACTTAGGTGGTCTTTGCCACTCTAGAAAAGCACTCATCGTGAATTTGTCATTTCCTCGCCAGATATCATAGATGGTTTCAATATGAATTTATCTTGCTTACTCTACAGACAGAATAAATTCCATGCTTAGAAAAGATTAAGGGGAAGGAAATATATGTACGTTCCTAAAATAAATCTTGAAATTAAGCTGCTCTACAATATCTTAAGAGAGAAATGAGTATCACTGTATctcttaaaacttaaaagtatacatacatacatacacatacatacatatatatatatatatatatatatatatatatatatatatatatatatatatatatatatatatatatgatgtatgtattatgtatgtatatagatatataaagGTATCGATGCAACTGATGCAACCAAAATGAACTAGGAACTGAACCATAAAATGGTTATCTTACTATCCCACAGGCCACAAGCATACATGAAGacagaaatattttttagattacTACCATAAGTTAGTTAATTATTACCATGGCAAATAGTTCATCCCAGACTCGAAAAATAGAATCCAAAGTTTTGGTTTAATTTACTTAATTACTCAGCAATCCCAATCAGAACCATGAACACAATGTTATATCTTACATGCTATGATGCTAATAACAGCAGGAATGAGGCAAGAACTTCAGAGTTACTAAAGGAAAGATTTATGTGAAAGAAGAATGAAGctggtaaaaggaaaaaataaagctTAAAACGgatataaaagaaacattattatagacaagataaaaggaaaaggtaatAATTCAACAAAAACAACTGAGTGTTTGTAGATAAGCTATGCGAGAAATGTCAAATCATGAGTTACACAAGCACAGAGATGCACCTCACACATTCAGTCCACCACTATAATATCAAGGCCGTGAAGCTAGTGGGGCTCTGTGTGTCTGTACATATTATGaaacatatatgtacatatatacaagaTATATATGCAACTGAATTAGAgcattaacatgaaaaaaaatgtccatCCCAACACTTGTGCGTGAGTTGGCTCCGGTGCAGTGGCCTATTTGGTGAGTCTGTGACAGCTACCAGGACAGCCACTGATCAGTAGGTGATACATATCAGAAATCAGATACTAACATGGCAGACTTCCTTGTTAAGGGATTATTTCACTCCTTATAGAATTGTTGACTTCGATTAACCTAACAACCAACCTTCTCAGTCAAAAGTGCATCTAGGCAGGTGCCTACACACCCACCTTGGCCTGGACTCCACCTCTTTGACTATGCTTAAGTATCTAGGAGCCAATTTAATAAAATGTTCTAAAACATCACTAGATACCATTTGATATTGCCTATATAACACCTTACCATAACTCTAATAAAAATCCCTTCAATAAATTAATTTACATTTGAAGAATATATTATGTGTTTGTATAACTAAGaaacttattatatatataggtgtgtgtatatatatatatatagacacacacacagagctGTATCTCCACACccaaattttctgaaaatgtttCACGTCAATTTCTGAAGACTCTGAACCAGGTGCACCATACTCATGTCTGCACCGGAACTCATGTGACAGATTTCCGATGTATTTCATGCTCATATAACAGTGCAGATTGTTATGTCACTTTTAGCTATATGGGCatattattaatatttgaaTCTCAAAACACATCCATCCAATAAGTTTAGAATATGCCCAAATGAATACAAGACATTGATTTGAGAGACAGATACTGCATATCGGAATGCCCAATAAGTAAACTATTAATTCATTTATCTATCGTATGAAACTCCAACCACAGAAACATTTGAACTTATCATTTCAATACATACCTCTTTGCAACGTCTTTAACAATGCACTTTCGTCCAACCTATCAACCTTAACTAATGCTTTAAC
Coding sequences:
- the LOC116259689 gene encoding ATP-dependent zinc metalloprotease FTSH 5, mitochondrial, whose product is MAWRRLLTQVARQQWDLPCLRGYQVKPSLIVSRCQGSARTPFLGIQERFQSSYVGNLARRVRDSDGANDVSLLKELYRADAEGVIRLFESQPSLHSNQLALAEYVKALVKVDRLDESALLKTLQRGISNSAREEESVASLAALRNVGKPTKDGILGTANAPIHMVTAEGGHFKDQLWRTFRTIALAFLLISGVGALIEDRGISKGLGLNEEVQPSMESNTKFNDVKGVDEAKAELEEIVHYLRDPKRFTRLGGKLPKGVLLVGPPGTGKTMLARAIAGEAGVPFFSCSGSEFEEMFVGVGARRVRDLFAAAKKRSPCIIFIDEIDAIGGSRNPKDQQYMKMTLNQLLVELDGFKQNEGIIVIAATNFPESLDKALVRPGRFDRHIVVPNPDVEGRRQIMESHMSKVLKSDDVDLMIIARGTPGFSGADLANLVNIAALKAAMDGAKAVSMADLEYAKDKIMMGSERKSAVISEESRRLTAFHEGGHALVAIHTDGALPVHKATIVPRGMALGMVAQLPEKDETSISKKQMLARLDVCMGGRVAEELIFGESEITSGATSDLQQATSLARAMVTKYGMSKQVGLVTHDYDDNGKSMSTETRLVIEKEVREFLDRAYNNAKTILTTHSKELHALANALLEHETLTGSQIKSLLAQVNSQQQQLQQAAPLQSNSSTADVPPSATPSAAASAAAAAAAAAAAAAAAAKAKGVTQAVGS